The following is a genomic window from Phyllobacterium zundukense.
TCGCCTTGGCGATCATCCATTCGAAAGGCGGCGCCAAATCCTTTCTTCTTGCCTTGGTGATCATACCGTTTTGGCTATCGGCGCTCGTGCGTGCGCTTGCCTGGCTTATATTGCTTCGCAACAACGGGCTGGTGAACGAAACGCTTCTTTCGCTAGGCCTTGTGTCAGAGCCACTAAAGCTCGCTCGAAACCAACTCGGGGTCCTGATCGCGATGGTTCATTTCTGTGTCCCGTTCGCGGTCTTTCCAATCTTAGGCGCGATAAACGCCTTAGACTCGCGGCATCTCATGGCTGCCAAGAGCCTCGGAGCTACTCAATTCCACGCTTGGAAAGACGTACATTTCCCCCTGACCCTACCCTCGGTGATCTCTGCATCTTTCCTCGTTTTCGTGCTCTGTCTAGGATTTTTCGTCACTCCGGCAATCATCGGCGGTGGACGGGTCGTCATGGTGAGTGAGTATGTGAGCCTCTCGGTCCTCGTGACGCTGCGTTGGACAGCTGCCGCCGCGCTTTCCGTGGCCATTCTGCTTGCGACCATATGCTTCATGGGATTGGTCGGAAGGTTGGTCGGGTTTCGCCGGCTGATGGAGGGCGATTGATGCTTATGCTTTTCAACGGTCGCACCCGTCTGGTCCTGCTTTCTCTTGGATGGCTTTTCGGCCTCTTCCTCCTCGCACCAACACTCATTGTTTTCCCAATCGGCCTGAACGACAGTCGATTTGTCGTTATGCCGGATAGTATCTCACATCTCTCAATGCAGCATGTCGTGACCGTATTCACGGACCCGATGTGGCTGACCGGCATGCGAGACAGCTTCATCGTAGCCACAGCCACAGCTCTCATCTCGACTGCAATCGGCACAGCCTTCGCCATCGGCACTTGGCACGTCAAAGCTCGGTGGACGACGGCGCTTACCGTCTTGATTGTCTCGCCGATGATCGTACCGCCGATCGTGTCGGCCGTAGCACTTTATAAGATGTGGACTGCAATCGGCCTCTATGACACCTGGATTGGCGTCATCCTCGCTCATTCGATCCTGGCGACGCCGTTTGCGGCGCTAACAGTGTCTTCCTCACTCGCCCTGGTTGATCCGAAGCTTGAGCAAGCAGCCCGTAGCCTCGGAGCATCGAGGCTACGCACGATCGTTGATGTGATATTGCCGAACATCAAGGGCGGGGCCGCGGCCGGTGCTTTGTTTGCGTTCATCATGTCGTGGGACGAACTCGTCCTGACGCTGTTCGTGGCAAATCGGGTCGTCTACACGCTGCCGCGCAAAATGTGGGACGGCATCAAGGAAAATGTCGATCCTTCGGTCGCTGCCGTCTCCGCGCTGCTCATCATTCTCACCTTGATCGTTCTGGCCGTAGGAAACCTCCTGCGAGCATCCGATCCCATTCGACAGGATCATTGACATGAACCACTTCACCCAATCCGGCCACTCGGTCGAGATCCGATCGCTCAGCAAGCATTTCGGATCTGTTCGCGCATTGCATGACGTGTCTCTGGATGTCAGGGCGGGCGAATTCATAAGCCTTCTTGGGCCGTCTGGTTCGGGGAAATCGACTTTGTTGATGGCAATTGCGGGCTTCGTCGGATGCGACGGCGGCCAAATATTGGTCAATGGGTCGGACATTACGCCGCTCGCAGCCGAAAGGCGTTCGCTCGGAGTCGTGTTTCAGGGATATGCTCTGTTTCCCCATATGACGGTTGCTGAGAATGTCGCTTACCCTCTCAAACTGCGAAAGCTGCCGGGCGCCGAGATTGCCCGACTTGTGAAAGCGGTACTCGATCTTGTCAAACTTGCGGGCATGGAGGATCGGAAGCCCCGGCAACTCTCGGGCGGCCAACAGCAGCGCGTGGCTTTAGCTCGGGCCTTCGTGTTCCAGCCAAGCGTGGTACTCTTGGACGAACCACTTTCCGCACTGGACAAACAATTGCGCAGCGAACTGCAGTTCGAGCTGAAAAGCTTGCACGAAAGGCTTGGTACGACCTTTATCAACGTCACGCATGACCAGGAGGAGGCGATGGCAATGTCCGACCGAGTTGCCATTCTCCGCAATGGCAAACTGGAGCAGGTGGGTACGCCCCAAGACGTCTATAATAGACCGTCCTCGCGCTTCATTGCCGAATTTGTGGGCCATGCCGCAATTCTTCCTGGCTCGATTGTCGCGAATGACAACAATCTGATCACCGTGCAGTGCCGGGATTTTCAGTTTGTCGTTCCAGAAGCGGCGTACGCGGGCAATGATCGTGATGTAAATATCGTCTTGCGGCCAGAAAGGCTTCGGTTGCGACCCGGTGTGGCGTCGGAACCTGGCGCGCTGCAAGGCAAGATTATCGGATCGGCGTTTCTCGGCCCGCAAAGCGTCTACATGGTAGAAACCCCATTCGGTCCAATAAACGTAAGCATGCCGTCGTCGATGCGCGATGACGCATTTTCTGTCGGAAGTCCGGTGCGAATAGAATGGGACGCCGGTGATGCGATCCTGGTTTCAGCCGCTTAGCTGCGGGTAACCCGTCATCGCCGGGGCATTCCGGCGCATCCATCTTCAATAGATAACTGATGGTTACTCCGCGGGAGTTTGCTCTTCCGCGAAGCGCTCGTCCCAGCGCGAAACCTCGGTGACGAGACCATTATCGAACCAGACAAAAATAGAGTTGACTCTATAAAAGAATTGGCTCTATTATCATTGGCACCTGCAAATGCAGCTGGAGGAAAGAATGAAAGTCATTGTGGTCGGTGCAGGGATTGCGGGCCTCGGGGCAGCATGGCGCCTTCGGGAAAACGGGGCGGAAGTCACGCTTGTCGAAAGCGACAGCGAAGTCGGGGGCCGTTGCCGCACTCACTATTGGCAGGACGGGTGGCGCGTCCGCGGCGCGTTTGCCTTCGTTGGGACGGAAGACAACCTCATCGAACAGAGCAAGGCACTTGGCATTTACAAGCCAGACGGTCTTACCAACCTCACCGAGGCTCATGAGCAATACCTTCTTCATCACGTCAAGGGCATTGTAAGACAGCCCTCGTTCTCCCCTGCGGACATTTTGAGGAACCCACTCCTGTCCATCGGGGAAAAGGCGTCGCTTGCAAAGATGCTCCCATCTCTTGCCAAGCAGATCGGGCGGAACGACCCCCGTGACCTGACGTCCGCGTCGGCGCTCGACACGGAGAGTGCATACGACTTCATGAAGCGCATCTCTCCGAATTTTGCGGACTACATCCTCGAGCCGACCATGCAGATGTTCTGTGGTTATGAGAAGGATGACTACTCCGTCGCATGGCTGATGTGGCTGATGGCCAGCTTTCCCTGGAGCGGGAGCTGGTGGTCTTTCAAGGAGCGCGGGGTCGGCATGCTCACCTATGCCATGGGCCAGCACTTCGAGAAGGATGCCGGCTGCGAAGTCCTGCTTGGTTCGAGGGTTGTCGACGTCACCAAAGCAGACAAGGTGCGGGCAACGATCCTGCAAGGCGAGACAACGCGAAAGATCGAGGCCGATGCGGTGATATTTGCCGTCCCTGCGCCGCTGGTCCCGAAAATGATGCCCACGCTCGACGACGAAAGGCTGAACTTCCTTCGCAGCGTTGGATACGTAGGTCACCACATCGTGCACTATCTATTCGACGCGCAGATGGACGAACTGCCGCCGTCCCTGCTCCTGCCCACAAAGGACGGTTTTGAGCGCGTTTCCAACCTGCACTTCTGGCGGAAGGGCAACAATCGGTTTCTTGCAAGCGGAGAACTCAAGGGGGCTTTTTGCGCCAGCACGCTGGGCGAAAGCGAGGACGCGATACTCGACCAAGCATGGGACGATTACGCCAGGGTCGAGCCGAAGATCGCCAATGCCGTTTTTGTTGACCGGCATCTGCAGCGAAACGACTTGGCGATTTGCCGCCGCGAAGCTGGCTTCGTGAAGCGCCTCGCTGCGTTCCGTCAAATGCCCGACCTCCCCGGGATCGCGTTTGCTGGAGACTATATGATCAACAGCACGGTAGGCCAGTCACATTGGTCGGGTCTTCAGGCTGCCGACAATATCCTCGGAGGCTCGCGAAACGCCTCCGGCGCCGTTGACCGTAAGCTTGGGGTGAGCAGGTGACAGGGATGACCGGACATAGCAAGTTGGAAGAATTGCGCGCCAAGTACGGCGACACTTCGGGGGGCAACTTCTACGATCCCCGCTTCAAGCGAGTGGCAGATAAGCTGTTTTCCAGCACTGGGACGCGCGTTGCGCCATATGCTGGCCTGCCAACATTTCTCACCGCACCATATCGTGCGCTGGGCGAAGACTTCGATCTCTCAGGCCTCGATGTCGCCCTCATCGGAGTACCGATGGATTTGGGCGTCACGAACCGTCCCGGGTCCCGTTTCGGTCCGCGGGCGCTGCGCACGATAGAGCGCATCGGACCGTACAATCACGTGCTCGATTGCGCGCCGGTGCATGAGTTGAGAGTTGCGGATATCGGAGATGTTCCTTTCGCAAGCCGGTATCGGCTGGAACACAGCCATCAGGATATCGAGGCTTTCTTCTCCAAGGTCGTCGAGCGCGCTGTCTTGCCTCTATCGGTTGGTGGCGATCATTCGATAACGCACCCGATACTGAAGGCAGTCGGCCGCGAAAGACCAGTTGGCCTGATTCACATTGATGCGCATTGCGACACTGGAGGAGCTTTCGACCAAACGAAGTTCCATCATGGCGGACCATTTCGGAATGCAGTTCTGGACGGTGTACTCGATCCGCAGAGGACGATTCAAATCGGCATTCGCGGCTCAGCCGAATATCTTTGGGAGTTCAGCTACGATTCCGGCATGACGGTAACCCATGCGGAGGAAATCACCTCCACCGGGATACCAGCCATCATCGACAGGGCACGGAAGGTCGTGGGTGATGGACCCACGTACCTCTCATTCGACATCGACAGCGTCGATCCGAGTTTTGCGCCAGGCACAGGCACACCGGAGGTCGGCGGCCTCACCACGCGCGAAACGCTCGAACTGATCAGGGGCCTCAAGGGCATCAATCTTGTGGGCGGCGATGTTGTGGAAGTTGCCCCGCAATACGACGCCACGACGAACACCGCTCACGTCGGCGCACAAGTCTTGTTCGAGATCTTGAGCCTTATGGTGTTCAGCCCATCGTTGATGCGCTGACATTGGTTTGCCGATGCTCCGCCGGAGAGGAGCCGGTGATGCGATCGGATCTTTGTTCGGAAAGACTGAAAAGGGACTGAAAACAGGGAGGAGCACATGATTCAGGAACTATCCCCTTCGGCACCATGGTGCCGGATAGGCCGCCTATTTCTCGCTCTGCAACCACATCGCGATCGGAGTTAGGGCAATGGAAAACGCTGTCATGACGACCGTGGCATCCGAAGCTTCGCAAAAGTTTGGGGATGCAATCGCGCTTACCCTCCCTGGCAACGAGAGCCTCACATTCAAGGAAATTGATCTCCGGGCAGGACAGTTCGCAGGCGGCCTTTTAAGCCTCGGCATATCGTCGGGCGACCGCGTCGTTCTCTACCTGCCTAACGGTTGGGAGTGGATCGTCGCCTATCATGCAATCGCGAGATTGGGCGCTGTCGTCGTCCCAGCCAATATTCTGCTGAGCCCGGACGAAGTTTCCTACATTGCTTCGGATTCGGACGCCCGAGCGGTGATTTTGCCAACGGATCGTCTGGATCAGGTCGAGCATACGAAGGGGAGGCTCTTTATTGCTCCGGACGGTGGCGACAGAGGCTTTGGCGAAGTTCTGAGCGGCCACTACTTGGCCCCCGTGGCGCGCGATCCGGACGATCTGTTCAAGATTGGCTACACCTCCGGCACCACGGGGCGGCCGAAAGGCGCGATGCTGACCCACGCGAACGTCTTCTGGAGCATGGCATCGACCGCGACAGTGCATGTCCGTCACAGGAGCGACGTCATTCTGTCCGCGCTGCCGCTTCCCCATGTCTATGGCAACATCGTCATGAACTCCGCAATGCAGAGCGGAGCGCGATTGGTATTGCTGCCCCGGTTCGAGCCCGCCCGCGCGCTCGAACTCATTGCTGCAGAACATGTGACACTCTTCGACGGTGTTCCGACGATGTACTATCAGATGCTGGCAAATCCGAACATCGCGACGGCCGACCTATCGTCCCTCAATCGATGCACGGTCGGCGGCCAGACCATGCCGACGGCCAAAATGGAAGCCGTTGTTGATCGTTTTGGATGCCCACTCTTGGAGCTCTGGGGCATGACAGAGGTTGCCGGACCCGCGGTCAGCCATTCGCCCTTCTGGCCAGCCCGGCACGGCTCTATCGGATTGGCTTTTCCCGCGATGGAAGTTCGGATCGCCTCGCTGGAACATCCGAACGACGATGCGAGAAACGGGGAGCCTGGCGAACTGATGGTCCGTGGACCGCTAGTGATGAAGGGATATTGGAACGATCCTTCTGCTACCGCTCTGGTGCTCGATGAAAGAGGCTGGCTTGCCAGCGGCGATGTCGCTGTTAGGGACGGCGATGGCTACGTTTTTGTCGTCGATCGAAAGAAGGACATGATCATCACTGCTGGCTACAACATCTATCCAGCAGAGCTCGAGCAGGTCGTCGCGATGCACTCCGGTGTAGCGATGGTCGCGGTCGCTGGAGTCCCAGATGAAGAAAAGGGCGAAATCGCCCAAGCCTTCGTCGTCCTCCATGCAGGTGTCACGCTCGAGGAACCCGAACTGCTGCTCCACTGCCGGCAGCATCTGGCAGCCTACAAGATCCCGCGCCGCATTGCTTTCGTTGAGGACCTACCGAAGACGAGCACCGGCAAAATCCTGCGCCGCACTTTGCGGGAGGATGCACGCAACCAGTCCACGAAACCAAGTGCTTAGGAGGAGGAGCTTATGAGTATTGATTTCTTCAACGACTATTCGATGACGATCAGCGGAAAGGCCGTTGGCGGCTCAGGTATGTTCGACGCCTTCAATCCCGCTTCCGAGGAGCGAATTGCTTCGGTTCCGGAAGCCAGCCTCGAGCAACTGAATACCGCGGTGGCCGCAGCCGAAGCGGCTTTTCCCCAGTGGAGCGCTCGGCCGATTGAAGAGCGCCAACAGCTGGTCTCCAGGATCGGCGATGTGATCGAAGAACATGCCGAGTCCTTCATGCGCCTGTTGACGCGCGAGCAGGGCAAGGCGCGAAAGGGCGCGGAATGGGAAATCGGTGGTTCTGCCTACTGGTGTCGCGAGATCGCCAAGCAGTCGTTGCCGGTCCATGTAACCGAGCTGTCAACGGACCGCCGCGTCGAGACCCGTCGAGTCCCGCTTGGCGTCATCGGCTGTATCACGCCATGGAACTTCCCTGTGCTGTTGGCTGTCTGGAAAATCGCTCCGGCGCTGGTGGCTGGAAACACGGTCGTTCTAAAGCCGTCTCCCTACACACCGCTGTGCACACTGAAGCTTGGCGAACTGCTGCGCGAAATCCTGCCTCCTGGCGTTTTCAACATCGTTTCGGGCGGCAATGAACTGGGGGCTTGGCTCACCAAGCATCCGAAGGTGAGCAAGGTGAGCTTCACAGGATCCACGGCGACAGGTCGGAAGATCATGGAGGCAGCCTCAGGCAATCTGAAGCGTATCACTCTGGAACTCGGCGGCAATGACCCGGCGATCGTTTTGCCCGACGTCGACATCAAGGAAACGGCTCAAAAACTGTTCTGGGCCGCATTCCAGAACAGTGCGCAATTCTGCGTCGCCGCCAAGCGGCTCTACATCCACGAGGACATCTACGATGAGCTCGCCGCCGAACTGGTGGCTTTTGCTCGCACGGTCAAGGTTGGAGACGGTTCCGATCAGGGCACCGACCTCGGCCCTATCCAGAATCGGATGCAATTCGAAAAACTTAAGGACCTCTTCGCTGACATCAAGGATCGCGGCCAGAACGTTCTTCTGGGCGGCGACATCGGCGAGGGACCGGGGTACTTCGTGCCGGTGACGATCGTGGACAATCCGCCCGAAGATAGCCGGGTGGTGATGGAAGAAGCTTTCGGACCCGTATTGCCACTGCTCAAGTTCAAGGACCTGGATGACGTCATCAAGCGCGCCAACAACACCGAGTACGGGCTTGCCGCGTCGGTGTGGGGCCGGGATATCGATGCTGCGCGTAAAGCAGCAGAGCGTATCGAAGCTGGCACCGTTTGGATCAACGAGATCCACACATTCTCTCCGCACGTGGCATTCGGCGGCCACAAGCAATCGGGGATCGGCATCGAAAACGCCCTCGAGGGGCTGGCAGAATATACGAATTCCCAGACGATCGTGGTGAACAGCGCGGCCTGAAACCCTAAGGATGGCGTTGGGTAAGCGGGCGCCATCCTCACTCAATGCTTGCGATCAGAATGCATTCGGGAGCCGGAACTGACCGATGCCTCTGTCTACGAATATCAATCCGACATCGACCGAATTTCGCGCGAACGCCGAGGCGATCAGACGCACCGGCTGGCTGACCGTTGATTTCGGTATGCCGAGCCGGACGCCGGCCTGCGTGAACCTGCCCGCATCTGCGATTTTCGCCTACGTCGTTCATTGTGGACTGGCGCTGTCGGGACACGGTCGGTTTACGCCAAAGCAGCGCGGCGCACAGGGAGTCTTTCTTCAGTTTATCGACCCGTCGTTCTTCTCAGGGCGGGAGGCTTTTCTTCAAGAAACGACGGATTTCGTGCGGCAGTGCAAAGAAAGTCGCGCGGCCGAGGGCAGTCGGGCGTCCGGTTGCCAGGCGAGCGGGCGATGGCTGAAAAGGCTAGCCAATTGAGAGAAGGACTGGGTGTCGATGATGTCCTTTGGGACCGATTATCGAACTGGGCGCGTGGAATAAATGCTGTTCGAGGAGATGTGCCGGGCACGTTTTGACAGGATTTGTTGCATCGTAAGAAGCCGTCGGGCTGTACGTATTGGGGTGGCCCGCCTTGCGCTTCTCACATAGTGGGCAGCGCGTTGTTAATCTTATTGATCCGGAATTTTGCATCGCTAGTTTGAGCCGGATTCATGCCGGAATTGGCTGGCGTGGTGCGATTTTGGGGCACGAAGATGATACGGTGCTTACACAGCGAACAATCCTATTCTATATTGTCGCGTGATCTCCGAGCGACTTTCTCACCAGAGATGGGGGGACGCCTTCTCGGTCTGAAGTACGGCGATAGCGTCGATATCGTTGTGCCGTTCAATCCGCATCGGTTCGATGTCCTGCATTGGCCACGCGCCGGCGCCTACCCACTGATACCCTACCATAATCGGCTCGCCGATGCCTCGGTCAACGTCGGCGGACAAGCCATATCCCTTCAGGCGCATCCGGCGGCCAAACCGAATACCTTGCATGGTCCCAGCCATAGTCGACCATGGCGCGTCCTAAGGCACGAGACAAACAGGTTCGCCATGGAGATAAATTATAATGCCGATCCGGATTGGCCATGGTGCTTTCACGCATCGCAGGAATTTTTGGTAAAGGACAACGTCCTCACATTACAGGTATCTTTATCCAACCGGGACACCAGGCCAATGCCAGCAGGCTTCGGATGGCACCCGTATTTTGCCTCCACTCACCCGGCTGACACGGATGCTGCGTTTCACTGGCCCCATGCGCATGACTATCTTCCGGTCGGCAACCGCAATGTGATCACGGAACGCGAGGCGCTGGAACGGCAGCCAACCAGCTATCTGGACAGCTGGACCCAGGCGACCATTACGTGCGCCGACGGCGTTCGGGTGACCATGACCGCGGCGGCGCCACTTGATTATCTTGTGGTGCATCGCGGAGACACCGCCCACATCTGCGTTGAGCCGGTAACTCATATCACCAATGCCTGGAACTTGGATGCTGATAAGAGCAGCACCGGAGCTCGCGTCCTGCAGCCTGGAGATACTCTGACAGGCGAGATCAAGATCACTGTGACCCTGTAGATCCCATACAATTGAACGTTCGCGCCAGCAAATTTGCAAAATCTCAATATGTGGACATTCTGCTTGATAGCGGAGCGCTTTTGCGATCCCTCGTGTGGAATGACTTACATATTGAGCCTAAAAGCGAGGCATGCTGATGAATGAATTACAGTGGTCTTCAGATTTGATATCGCCGAAAAATGTCGCAGGGACAGCCCTGATCGGCAAGGCATGCGATATACTCGAAATCATCGGGCACTCTCCGGGGCTGGTTGGGCAGGCGCAGCTGGCAGAGAAAACAGGAATCCCGCGGGCTACTTTGTATAGGATCCTTGCAGCCCTGATATCGCGTGGCCTGATCAGGCAGGACCTGCTTAGCCAAAACTACACGCTCGGGTTCAGCTTCCTGGAACTTGCCCAAAACGCCTGGTCTTCTTCGGATCTGGCTTCCATTGCGTCGGTGGAACTGAGGCGGTTGCGCGATCTGACCGGCGAGACTTCTTACCTGGCCGTGCAGGAAGGAAGCCATGTACTTGCGCTGGGGCGTTTCGAAAGCGCGCATGACAAACGATCCAATGCAAAACTCGGCGCCTTGAAGCCGATGCATTGCACAAGCCAGGGCAAGGCAATCCTCTCACATCTGTCCGAAGCTCAGCTTGAGCACGTCCTGACATCGGGACTTACCGCCTTTACCGACAATACGATCACGGACGTCGAGCAACTGAGAGCACATCTGGCGATCGTGCGGGCGCGAGGTTATGCCATGGACGACGAGGAGATCGTTCTAGGAACACGCTGTGTCGGCGCCGCCATCCTTGATCCGGATGGCAAGCCGATTGCTGCGATCAGTGTCGCAGGACCGACGTTCCGCATGCATCCGGAACGTGCGGAACAGCTGGGCAAGGAGTTGGCAGAGGCCGCAAAGCGGATTTCGAGCCAGCTCGCACCGTCGCTAAGAACATCGGCTCAGTATTCTGGTGACTGTAAGGTCTGGAGCCGCAACCCGGCCTTTATCGGATCAGCACCGCGGTGGGACGTGAGGACGCAGTCGATTTTCTGGGCGGATCTTCTCGCTCCTTCAATCAGGGTGGGAGGCGACGTCGAAGATTTTGCATCGCTGCATACCCTATCAGAAAGGATCAATTCGCTTTGTCTGACGGAGGGCGGCTTTGTCTGCGCGGCTGGCTGTGATCTCCTGGCCGGAGATCGCAATGGCGTTCGTCAACGCTTCGCCGGAGCGGCAAACCTGTCAATCCGATCGCTGCGCGCAAACCCTGATGGGCATATCTGGGCAGCGTGTTTTGATGCCGAAGCAAATATCAGCAAGATCGGCCCCTGGGCCCGGGAGAACGGTCTGGAGCCTGTTTTCGATTTGGCGGGCGATGTCAGCGACATCGCTTTTGCAGGTGAATTGGGGCTGATGGTTGCACAGCCAGTGCGTCAGAGCATATATCTGCTGGAGACTCCGAGTGGTCGCAAACGCAAGTTTGCCGATATACCAAAAGTCGCAGGATCGCCTTGCGGGCTGGCGATCGACGAGGAGCTTAATCCCTGGGTTGGGCTCTCCGACGGATGGAGCATCATCAAGCTCAACGAGAACGGCGAGATCGAGCGAACCATCGCGCTTCCCGTTGCAAATCCAACGGGGATTGCATTCGGCGGAGCCAATCTTTGTGAAATTTTTGTCACCAGTGCGCGAAGCGGTCTGTCGCGCGACAGCCTGACCAACGCGCCACTTTCCGGGCAGTTGCTGTCGATCGATGTCGGCGAGCGCGGACTGCCCGATACTCTTGGAAAACTTTAAGAGGTCCCCGATGCCCGAGGCAAACCCCGAATTGCCAAAAATCATATCCCTGCAGACCCATCCGGTGCGTATACCCTTTGTTGATGGGGGGGCTGGAACCGGTGGGACGCCAAGTCGATGGCATGTCCTCGATATGGTGCTGATCCGTGTGGAGGACGACGAAGGCAACGTCGGTTGGGGCGAGGCGTTCGCATACTTCTGCCTTGAGGCGGTAAAGTCTGCAGTTGATCGAATGATAGCACCATTTGTTGTGGGGCAAAGCATCAGCGATATTCCCGCATGGAACATCGACATCCAGAAAAAGCTTCACCTTTTTGGACGTTATGGCATCACCCTTTTTGCGCTTTCGGGTGTTGATATCGCTCTTTGGGATCTGGCCGCGCGGCGCGCCCGAAAGCCACTTTGGATGCTGCTGGACGCTGACGTGGCCGTCCAGCGTCTGGCCTACGCCAGCCTTGTTCGATACGGCAACGCCGATCTTGTCGCAGTGCAATGTCAGAAGGCGTTGGATCTCGGTTACAGGCACGTCAAGCTTCATGAGATCGCGCCAGACGTCATTCGCCGAGCTCGCGAAATCGTCGGACCGGATGTCCCCTTGATGGTTGACGCGAATTGCACATGGTCGGTCGAAGAGACGATCGCTCTTCGCAAAACCTTTGTGGAGTGTGATGTTCTGTGGGTCGAAGAGCCGATATTCCCGCCAGATGACTATACAGGGCTTGCCAGGATCGAAGGTCAGGGCATCGCGACCGGAGCCGGCGAGAATGTCTCAACGGCGTTCGACTTCCAGCGCCTGATCCAGTCCGTAACATATCCGCAGCCGAGTGTGACAAAGGTGGGCGGAATTTCAGAATTCATCAGCGTGCTAAAATCCTGCGCGCAGGCAGGCAAGATCGCCATGCCGCATACACCCTATTTTGGCCCTGGATATTTTGCGACGCTTGCAATGCTACCGCTGA
Proteins encoded in this region:
- a CDS encoding aldehyde dehydrogenase family protein is translated as MSIDFFNDYSMTISGKAVGGSGMFDAFNPASEERIASVPEASLEQLNTAVAAAEAAFPQWSARPIEERQQLVSRIGDVIEEHAESFMRLLTREQGKARKGAEWEIGGSAYWCREIAKQSLPVHVTELSTDRRVETRRVPLGVIGCITPWNFPVLLAVWKIAPALVAGNTVVLKPSPYTPLCTLKLGELLREILPPGVFNIVSGGNELGAWLTKHPKVSKVSFTGSTATGRKIMEAASGNLKRITLELGGNDPAIVLPDVDIKETAQKLFWAAFQNSAQFCVAAKRLYIHEDIYDELAAELVAFARTVKVGDGSDQGTDLGPIQNRMQFEKLKDLFADIKDRGQNVLLGGDIGEGPGYFVPVTIVDNPPEDSRVVMEEAFGPVLPLLKFKDLDDVIKRANNTEYGLAASVWGRDIDAARKAAERIEAGTVWINEIHTFSPHVAFGGHKQSGIGIENALEGLAEYTNSQTIVVNSAA
- the speB gene encoding agmatinase, which codes for MTGHSKLEELRAKYGDTSGGNFYDPRFKRVADKLFSSTGTRVAPYAGLPTFLTAPYRALGEDFDLSGLDVALIGVPMDLGVTNRPGSRFGPRALRTIERIGPYNHVLDCAPVHELRVADIGDVPFASRYRLEHSHQDIEAFFSKVVERAVLPLSVGGDHSITHPILKAVGRERPVGLIHIDAHCDTGGAFDQTKFHHGGPFRNAVLDGVLDPQRTIQIGIRGSAEYLWEFSYDSGMTVTHAEEITSTGIPAIIDRARKVVGDGPTYLSFDIDSVDPSFAPGTGTPEVGGLTTRETLELIRGLKGINLVGGDVVEVAPQYDATTNTAHVGAQVLFEILSLMVFSPSLMR
- a CDS encoding ABC transporter permease, which codes for MLMLFNGRTRLVLLSLGWLFGLFLLAPTLIVFPIGLNDSRFVVMPDSISHLSMQHVVTVFTDPMWLTGMRDSFIVATATALISTAIGTAFAIGTWHVKARWTTALTVLIVSPMIVPPIVSAVALYKMWTAIGLYDTWIGVILAHSILATPFAALTVSSSLALVDPKLEQAARSLGASRLRTIVDVILPNIKGGAAAGALFAFIMSWDELVLTLFVANRVVYTLPRKMWDGIKENVDPSVAAVSALLIILTLIVLAVGNLLRASDPIRQDH
- a CDS encoding ABC transporter permease; the encoded protein is MIDRFFPYKRAAEAPYQSFAWMAASLIAVLYAIPMTGLFLSSFGIPGSPGVSAYTDMLASSAVRNVIWITFKVSIVTTVISVVIGYIIALAIIHSKGGAKSFLLALVIIPFWLSALVRALAWLILLRNNGLVNETLLSLGLVSEPLKLARNQLGVLIAMVHFCVPFAVFPILGAINALDSRHLMAAKSLGATQFHAWKDVHFPLTLPSVISASFLVFVLCLGFFVTPAIIGGGRVVMVSEYVSLSVLVTLRWTAAAALSVAILLATICFMGLVGRLVGFRRLMEGD
- a CDS encoding protoporphyrinogen/coproporphyrinogen oxidase; this encodes MKVIVVGAGIAGLGAAWRLRENGAEVTLVESDSEVGGRCRTHYWQDGWRVRGAFAFVGTEDNLIEQSKALGIYKPDGLTNLTEAHEQYLLHHVKGIVRQPSFSPADILRNPLLSIGEKASLAKMLPSLAKQIGRNDPRDLTSASALDTESAYDFMKRISPNFADYILEPTMQMFCGYEKDDYSVAWLMWLMASFPWSGSWWSFKERGVGMLTYAMGQHFEKDAGCEVLLGSRVVDVTKADKVRATILQGETTRKIEADAVIFAVPAPLVPKMMPTLDDERLNFLRSVGYVGHHIVHYLFDAQMDELPPSLLLPTKDGFERVSNLHFWRKGNNRFLASGELKGAFCASTLGESEDAILDQAWDDYARVEPKIANAVFVDRHLQRNDLAICRREAGFVKRLAAFRQMPDLPGIAFAGDYMINSTVGQSHWSGLQAADNILGGSRNASGAVDRKLGVSR
- a CDS encoding ABC transporter ATP-binding protein — translated: MNHFTQSGHSVEIRSLSKHFGSVRALHDVSLDVRAGEFISLLGPSGSGKSTLLMAIAGFVGCDGGQILVNGSDITPLAAERRSLGVVFQGYALFPHMTVAENVAYPLKLRKLPGAEIARLVKAVLDLVKLAGMEDRKPRQLSGGQQQRVALARAFVFQPSVVLLDEPLSALDKQLRSELQFELKSLHERLGTTFINVTHDQEEAMAMSDRVAILRNGKLEQVGTPQDVYNRPSSRFIAEFVGHAAILPGSIVANDNNLITVQCRDFQFVVPEAAYAGNDRDVNIVLRPERLRLRPGVASEPGALQGKIIGSAFLGPQSVYMVETPFGPINVSMPSSMRDDAFSVGSPVRIEWDAGDAILVSAA
- a CDS encoding class I adenylate-forming enzyme family protein, with the translated sequence MENAVMTTVASEASQKFGDAIALTLPGNESLTFKEIDLRAGQFAGGLLSLGISSGDRVVLYLPNGWEWIVAYHAIARLGAVVVPANILLSPDEVSYIASDSDARAVILPTDRLDQVEHTKGRLFIAPDGGDRGFGEVLSGHYLAPVARDPDDLFKIGYTSGTTGRPKGAMLTHANVFWSMASTATVHVRHRSDVILSALPLPHVYGNIVMNSAMQSGARLVLLPRFEPARALELIAAEHVTLFDGVPTMYYQMLANPNIATADLSSLNRCTVGGQTMPTAKMEAVVDRFGCPLLELWGMTEVAGPAVSHSPFWPARHGSIGLAFPAMEVRIASLEHPNDDARNGEPGELMVRGPLVMKGYWNDPSATALVLDERGWLASGDVAVRDGDGYVFVVDRKKDMIITAGYNIYPAELEQVVAMHSGVAMVAVAGVPDEEKGEIAQAFVVLHAGVTLEEPELLLHCRQHLAAYKIPRRIAFVEDLPKTSTGKILRRTLREDARNQSTKPSA